Proteins co-encoded in one Rattus rattus isolate New Zealand chromosome 5, Rrattus_CSIRO_v1, whole genome shotgun sequence genomic window:
- the Cd59 gene encoding CD59 glycoprotein, producing the protein MRAQRGFTLLLLLLAVLCSTGVSLKCYNCLDPVSSCKTNSTCSPNLDACLVAVSGKQVYQQCWRFLDCNAKFILSRLEIANVQYRCCQADLCNKSLEDKPNNGATSLLGKIALLVTSVLAAILKPCF; encoded by the exons ATGAGAGCTCAGAGGGGATTCACCTTactcctgcttctcctggctGTCCTCTGTTCCACAG GTGTTAGCCTCAAATGCTACAACTGTTTAGACCCGGTTTCTTCATGCAAAACAAACAGCACTTGCTCTCCTAACCTGGATGCTTGTCTTGTTGCTGTATCTG GAAAGCAAGTCTATCAGCAGTGTTGGAGATTTTTGGATTGTAATGCCAAGTTCATTTTGAGCCGACTAGAAATCGCAAACGTACAATACAGATGCTGCCAGGCGGACTTGTGTAACAAAAGCCTCGAAGACAAGCCAAACAATGGGGCAACCTCCCTATTGGGCAAGATAGCGTTGCTGGTGACCTCGGTTCTGGCGGCCATTTTGAAGCCTTGTTTCTAA